The proteins below are encoded in one region of Paraburkholderia aromaticivorans:
- a CDS encoding oxidoreductase yields the protein MMNRDNPVWLITGCSTGFGRELAKLVLERGWRAVVTARDPSKVKDIAEAHGDRALILPLDVTNPKQIDDVVTQAKQRFGRIDALVNNAGYGYLAAIEEGEDDEVRAMFETNVFGLIDITKAVLPIMREQHSGLIVNVSSIGGITSFAATGYYHATKYAVEGLSESLAAEVKPLGIDVLIVEPGPFRTNWAGPSIKQSATVIDDYAATAGERRKQTEARSGKQAGDPVRAAQAIIDAALSDTPPLRLLLGKMALELARKKVDFMRGDFDAWEATTVGADFPEGAG from the coding sequence ATGATGAATCGAGACAATCCCGTCTGGCTGATCACAGGATGTTCCACCGGCTTTGGCCGCGAATTGGCAAAGCTGGTGCTCGAGCGCGGCTGGCGCGCGGTGGTCACCGCACGCGATCCGTCGAAAGTGAAAGATATCGCCGAGGCCCACGGCGATCGCGCACTGATCCTGCCACTCGATGTGACGAACCCCAAGCAGATCGACGACGTGGTGACGCAAGCGAAGCAGCGTTTCGGCCGCATCGACGCGCTCGTCAACAACGCGGGCTATGGCTATCTGGCGGCGATCGAGGAAGGCGAGGACGACGAAGTCCGCGCCATGTTCGAAACCAACGTGTTCGGCCTCATCGACATCACGAAGGCGGTCTTGCCGATCATGCGCGAGCAGCACAGCGGCTTGATCGTCAATGTGTCGTCGATCGGCGGTATTACGAGTTTCGCGGCGACCGGCTATTACCACGCCACCAAATACGCGGTGGAGGGTCTATCCGAATCGCTGGCGGCGGAGGTGAAGCCGCTCGGCATCGACGTGCTGATCGTCGAACCGGGACCGTTCCGCACGAACTGGGCGGGTCCGTCGATCAAACAATCGGCCACGGTAATCGACGACTACGCGGCCACGGCCGGTGAGCGCCGCAAGCAGACCGAGGCGCGCAGCGGCAAGCAGGCGGGCGACCCGGTGCGCGCCGCGCAGGCCATTATCGACGCCGCGCTGTCGGACACACCGCCACTGCGATTGTTGCTCGGCAAGATGGCGCTTGAACTGGCGCGTAAGAAGGTGGACTTCATGCGCGGCGATTTCGATGCGTGGGAAGCCACCACGGTGGGCGCCGATTTTCCGGAAGGAGCGGGTTAA
- a CDS encoding LysR family transcriptional regulator, whose translation MALTHRHIEVFRALMTAGSVTKAAEMLFTSQPTVSRELARMEQSIGFALFERTNGRLRPTLSALTLFDEIKRAYVGLERVASTAASLREFQGGQLSVIALPAFSHSILPGAAKRFHDAQPGASLSIATQESPFLEEWLTAQRYDLGLTEHGAPPAGTRLTPLLEVDEVCVLPDEHPLLGKRVIALKDFANQPFISLSSNDPYRILIDETFAQAGIARRQIVETPTAVSVCSFVRQGLGVAIVNPLTALDFVGRHLHIRPLAVSLPFRVSVIQPEHRPGHPLAGEFVGALQSEAAALRLQLKSHTGRRQQ comes from the coding sequence ATGGCGCTCACACATCGGCACATCGAAGTCTTCCGCGCGCTGATGACCGCGGGCAGCGTCACCAAAGCAGCCGAGATGCTGTTCACCTCGCAGCCCACGGTCAGCCGCGAACTCGCGCGCATGGAGCAGAGCATCGGCTTTGCCCTGTTCGAACGTACGAATGGCCGGCTGCGTCCCACGCTGTCCGCGCTGACCTTGTTCGACGAGATCAAGCGTGCGTATGTCGGGCTCGAACGCGTGGCGTCCACCGCCGCGAGCTTGCGCGAATTTCAGGGCGGCCAGCTTTCCGTCATCGCGTTGCCCGCCTTTTCACATTCGATCTTGCCGGGCGCCGCGAAGCGCTTTCACGATGCCCAACCGGGCGCGAGTCTGTCGATCGCGACGCAGGAGTCGCCGTTTCTCGAGGAATGGCTGACCGCGCAGCGCTACGACCTCGGCCTGACCGAACATGGCGCGCCGCCCGCGGGCACGCGCCTGACGCCGTTGCTCGAAGTGGATGAAGTGTGCGTGCTGCCCGACGAGCATCCGTTGCTCGGCAAGCGTGTGATCGCGTTGAAGGATTTCGCCAATCAGCCGTTCATCAGCCTGTCGTCGAACGATCCGTACCGGATCCTGATCGACGAGACCTTCGCGCAAGCGGGAATCGCGCGCCGCCAGATCGTCGAGACGCCTACGGCGGTCTCCGTGTGCAGCTTCGTTCGGCAAGGGCTTGGCGTCGCGATCGTCAATCCGCTGACAGCCCTCGATTTCGTGGGCCGCCATCTGCATATCCGGCCGCTCGCCGTGTCGTTGCCGTTTCGCGTGAGTGTGATTCAGCCGGAGCATCGTCCGGGTCACCCGCTGGCTGGCGAGTTCGTTGGAGCGCTGCAAAGCGAAGCCGCCGCGCTGCGGCTACAATTGAAATCCCACACCGGACGCAGGCAGCAGTGA
- the lysA gene encoding diaminopimelate decarboxylase yields MKRETGTVTPFNPQQLVELAHEHGTPLWVYDADAIRKRIAELRSFDVIRYAQKACSNLHILKLMRDEGAMVDAVSLGEIKRSLAAGFTPDGDPEGVVFTADLIDHATLATVIEHRITVNAGSLDMLERIGRHAPEGHRVWLRINPGFGHGHSNKTNTGGEHSKHGIWLDDVPQAVELIRRYRLKLVGLHMHIGSGVDYGHLSRVCDAMVEAVKGLDHDIEAISAGGGLSVPYREGEREIDVAHYIRLWDAARRQIETHVGHRVRLEIEPGRFLVAQAGVLVAEVHALNRRPAQQFALVDAGFNDLVRPSFYGSYHEMTVLKRDGALSDAPVDSFAVAGPLCEAGDVFTQAEGGVITNRSIHTPEVGDFIVFHDAGAYGASMSSNYNSRPLAPEVLLEHGKPRLIRRRQTLDELLALETSA; encoded by the coding sequence ATGAAGAGAGAAACGGGAACCGTGACACCATTCAATCCGCAACAACTCGTCGAACTCGCCCACGAGCACGGCACGCCGCTGTGGGTCTACGACGCTGACGCAATCCGCAAACGCATTGCCGAATTGCGCAGCTTCGACGTGATCCGCTACGCGCAGAAGGCGTGTTCGAATCTGCATATCCTCAAACTGATGCGCGACGAAGGAGCGATGGTCGATGCGGTCTCGCTGGGCGAAATCAAACGCAGTCTCGCGGCGGGCTTCACGCCGGATGGCGATCCCGAAGGCGTCGTGTTCACCGCCGATCTGATCGATCACGCGACGCTTGCCACCGTGATCGAGCACCGCATCACGGTCAACGCGGGCTCGCTCGATATGCTCGAACGGATAGGACGGCATGCGCCCGAAGGTCATCGCGTGTGGCTGCGGATCAATCCGGGCTTCGGTCATGGGCACAGCAACAAGACCAACACGGGCGGCGAGCATAGCAAGCACGGCATCTGGCTCGACGATGTGCCGCAAGCGGTCGAGCTGATCCGGCGTTATCGCCTGAAGCTGGTCGGACTGCACATGCATATCGGCTCCGGCGTCGACTATGGGCATCTGTCGCGTGTCTGCGATGCGATGGTCGAAGCCGTGAAGGGCCTGGACCACGATATCGAAGCGATTTCCGCGGGCGGTGGCTTGTCGGTGCCGTATCGCGAAGGCGAGCGCGAGATCGACGTCGCGCATTACATCCGGCTCTGGGATGCGGCGCGCCGGCAGATCGAAACGCATGTCGGACATCGCGTGAGGTTGGAGATTGAGCCGGGACGCTTTCTGGTCGCGCAGGCGGGCGTGCTCGTTGCTGAAGTTCACGCGTTGAATCGACGTCCCGCACAGCAGTTTGCTTTGGTCGACGCCGGATTCAACGACCTGGTGCGGCCGTCGTTTTACGGCAGTTATCATGAGATGACGGTGTTGAAACGCGACGGCGCGTTAAGCGACGCGCCGGTCGATTCGTTCGCGGTGGCCGGGCCGCTCTGCGAAGCCGGCGATGTCTTCACACAAGCCGAAGGCGGTGTCATCACGAACCGCTCAATACACACGCCCGAAGTGGGCGACTTCATCGTGTTTCACGATGCAGGTGCGTATGGCGCGTCGATGTCCTCGAACTACAACAGCCGGCCGCTTGCGCCCGAGGTGTTGCTGGAGCACGGCAAGCCGCGGCTGATCCGCCGGCGCCAGACTCTCGACGAATTGCTCGCGCTCGAAACATCGGCGTGA
- a CDS encoding LysR substrate-binding domain-containing protein: MALTISQLRAFTAVAEHGSIRAASRALGIAQSGITQQLQNLESMLGATLFTRTNRGIALTALGQRLLQRAGAIIGECERAEQEVQQLRGDYVGEVTFGMTTEPLIDAFAPVLMEFRTRFERVAVHLRTGTSRMMISWIREGTLDFAVALVSKHTDTADLSVMPLYPSDPVVVCRQGHPKAGATSLAELVDCTWVATRSPNLTDDPQTNRLNHLFESHGLPPPKIVATVEGLYETLHLVSATDCLSLEASIVVKRGPFASTLTAIPVRERAVEQNVCLLQRAAIPLTPAAQELATMIASYMRTVRAR, translated from the coding sequence ATGGCGTTGACGATCTCCCAACTCCGCGCGTTCACCGCGGTGGCCGAGCATGGCAGCATCCGCGCGGCCTCGCGGGCGCTCGGCATCGCGCAGAGCGGCATCACGCAGCAGTTGCAGAACCTCGAATCGATGCTCGGCGCGACCCTGTTCACCCGCACGAATCGCGGCATTGCGCTGACTGCCCTCGGCCAGCGGCTGTTGCAGCGGGCCGGCGCGATCATCGGCGAATGCGAGCGCGCCGAACAGGAAGTGCAGCAACTGCGCGGCGACTACGTCGGCGAGGTCACCTTCGGCATGACGACCGAACCGCTGATCGACGCCTTTGCGCCGGTGCTGATGGAATTTCGCACGCGCTTCGAACGGGTCGCCGTGCATCTGCGCACCGGCACCTCGCGCATGATGATTTCGTGGATTCGCGAAGGCACGCTGGATTTCGCGGTTGCGCTGGTGTCGAAGCACACGGATACCGCCGATCTCTCGGTGATGCCGCTGTATCCGTCCGATCCGGTAGTCGTCTGCCGCCAAGGGCATCCGAAAGCCGGGGCGACCTCGCTGGCCGAACTGGTCGATTGCACGTGGGTGGCCACGCGCTCGCCGAATCTCACGGACGATCCGCAAACCAACCGCCTGAACCATCTGTTCGAAAGCCACGGCTTGCCGCCGCCGAAAATCGTCGCGACGGTGGAAGGCCTGTACGAGACGCTGCACCTGGTGAGCGCGACGGATTGCCTGTCGCTGGAAGCGTCGATCGTGGTGAAGCGCGGGCCGTTTGCGAGCACGCTCACCGCTATTCCGGTGCGCGAGCGCGCGGTCGAACAGAACGTTTGCCTGCTGCAGCGCGCGGCCATTCCGCTCACGCCCGCCGCGCAGGAACTCGCCACGATGATCGCTTCGTACATGCGCACGGTGCGGGCGCGTTGA
- a CDS encoding transporter substrate-binding domain-containing protein has protein sequence MKIPLTILGAALSAALAFSSGAFAAEPTTLRLGIDPSYPPMDAKAPDGSFKGFDVDLGNEICKRIHARCQWVELEFSGMIPALQARKIDAILSSMAITEKREQQILFSSKLFQFKSRLIARQGSALAGGTNALAGKQIGVQSGTQFEGYALKNWAPLGAHVVAYKSQDEVFADLQNGRLDGALLGSVEADIGFLRTPAGKGFAFVGEPLSMGDRGVGIGLRKDETAVQASINAAIASMLKDGTYAQIAKKYFDFDPYGN, from the coding sequence ATGAAAATTCCGCTGACAATCTTGGGCGCCGCGTTGAGCGCCGCGCTGGCTTTCAGCAGTGGCGCGTTCGCCGCTGAGCCGACCACGCTGCGCCTCGGTATCGACCCGAGCTATCCGCCGATGGACGCCAAGGCGCCCGACGGCAGCTTCAAAGGTTTCGACGTCGATCTCGGCAACGAAATCTGCAAGCGTATCCACGCGCGCTGCCAGTGGGTCGAACTCGAATTTTCGGGGATGATTCCGGCGTTGCAGGCGCGCAAGATCGACGCGATCCTTTCGTCGATGGCGATCACGGAGAAGCGCGAGCAGCAGATTCTGTTTTCATCGAAACTCTTCCAGTTCAAATCGCGGCTGATCGCGCGGCAAGGTTCGGCGCTCGCGGGCGGCACGAATGCATTGGCCGGCAAGCAGATCGGCGTGCAGTCGGGCACGCAGTTCGAGGGCTATGCGCTGAAGAACTGGGCGCCGCTCGGCGCGCATGTGGTGGCGTACAAGAGTCAGGACGAAGTGTTCGCCGACTTGCAGAACGGGCGACTGGATGGCGCATTGCTCGGCTCGGTGGAAGCGGACATCGGTTTCCTGCGCACGCCGGCGGGCAAGGGTTTTGCGTTTGTCGGCGAACCGCTTTCGATGGGCGATCGCGGCGTGGGCATCGGCTTGCGCAAGGATGAAACCGCGGTGCAGGCCTCCATCAACGCGGCGATCGCCTCGATGCTCAAGGACGGCACGTACGCGCAGATCGCGAAGAAGTACTTCGACTTCGACCCGTACGGCAATTGA
- a CDS encoding succinylglutamate desuccinylase/aspartoacylase family protein has protein sequence MNRQSIPLLSPAIGTHRELVSFHFGPANSGQKIYIQSSLHADETPAMLTTVLLKRRLLELEKRGALNVEIVLVPVANPVGLGQYVLGQFLGRFDLGSGKNFNRHFLQFSKLVARAKETLGSDASENVRLVRQLIAEELADQKPLTEFESLQLALLKLSFDADVIIDLHCSLEAAMHLYTSEAAWPEFEPLSRYLGAQASLLATNSGGESFDETHSLVWWKLQQELPADKPVPNGAIAVTVECRGQRDVSYEVAQEDADALVDYLVWRKAIKLDAKSLPELLSPATPLAGSEQFYAPVSGILIHRAKIGDTIRVGQALFDIVDPLTDETTTIVSKTEGVFYMRRAIRFVTAGAPLGRVTGTLPFRTGVLLGA, from the coding sequence ATGAATAGGCAATCGATTCCGCTTCTCTCGCCGGCTATCGGCACGCACCGCGAACTGGTGTCGTTTCATTTCGGCCCGGCGAATAGCGGGCAGAAGATTTATATACAGTCGTCGCTGCATGCCGATGAAACCCCTGCGATGTTGACGACCGTTTTGCTCAAGCGTCGTTTGCTCGAACTGGAAAAGCGGGGTGCGCTGAACGTGGAAATCGTGCTGGTGCCGGTGGCGAATCCGGTCGGGCTCGGGCAATACGTGCTCGGGCAGTTTCTCGGCCGTTTCGATCTGGGTAGCGGGAAGAACTTCAATCGTCACTTCCTGCAGTTCTCGAAGCTGGTCGCGCGCGCTAAAGAAACGTTGGGTTCCGATGCAAGCGAAAACGTGCGGCTGGTGCGGCAATTGATCGCCGAGGAATTGGCCGATCAGAAACCGCTGACCGAGTTCGAATCGCTGCAATTGGCATTGCTGAAGCTCTCGTTCGATGCGGATGTGATTATCGATCTGCACTGTTCGCTCGAAGCGGCCATGCATCTCTACACCAGCGAGGCCGCGTGGCCGGAGTTCGAACCGTTGTCGCGCTATCTCGGGGCGCAGGCGTCGTTGCTTGCCACCAATTCAGGCGGCGAATCGTTCGATGAAACGCACAGCCTGGTGTGGTGGAAATTGCAGCAGGAGTTGCCGGCCGATAAGCCCGTGCCCAACGGTGCGATTGCCGTGACCGTGGAATGCCGCGGACAGCGCGACGTGTCCTACGAGGTCGCTCAGGAAGATGCGGACGCGCTCGTCGATTATCTCGTGTGGCGCAAGGCGATCAAGCTCGATGCCAAGTCTTTGCCGGAATTGCTGTCGCCTGCGACACCGCTCGCCGGCAGTGAGCAGTTTTATGCGCCTGTAAGCGGGATTCTGATTCATCGCGCGAAGATCGGCGACACGATTCGCGTCGGCCAGGCGCTGTTCGATATCGTCGATCCGCTGACCGACGAGACGACCACGATCGTTAGCAAAACGGAAGGTGTGTTTTATATGCGGCGCGCGATTCGCTTCGTGACGGCCGGCGCGCCGCTCGGTCGTGTGACGGGCACGCTGCCTTTCAGAACCGGGGTGTTGTTGGGGGCTTGA
- a CDS encoding cupin domain-containing protein yields the protein MDRNAFTESLTKEGFPDAVVVTREANIEMDVHEHPFEARALILEGELSIRVDDEERAYRVGDVFHLPANKPHSERYGPNGVTYLVGRKQ from the coding sequence ATGGACCGTAACGCATTCACCGAAAGCCTGACGAAAGAAGGATTCCCTGACGCCGTGGTTGTCACGCGCGAGGCGAACATCGAGATGGACGTTCACGAGCATCCGTTCGAAGCCAGGGCCCTGATCCTGGAAGGCGAACTGAGCATCCGCGTGGACGACGAAGAGCGGGCATATCGCGTCGGCGACGTCTTCCACTTGCCGGCGAACAAACCGCATTCGGAGCGCTATGGTCCGAACGGCGTAACGTATCTGGTGGGCAGGAAGCAGTAA
- a CDS encoding phosphocholine-specific phospholipase C: protein MTSTSRRRFLQTVASSAGAAAALTALPESIRNALAVPAFSRTGTIRDVEHIVVFMQENRSFDHYFGHMRGVRGYNDRFPIPLPNGKPVWYQPSKEDPTQPVLPFHLNTATTSAQCVGDLDHTWYKTHAAIDGGRYDQWPANKTDMTMGYHLRSDIPFHYALADAFTICDAYFCSLPGPTHPNRSYLMTGMVDPSGTLGGPLLDNNDFVDGDGPPNYQLLSWTTYPERLQSAGISWQVYQQGLTGADPLNGNYGTNILQNFTNFINAQPGSPLYERAQTVRTIDDLKADVLANKLPQVSWLCPPAAYSEHPSYTPAYGAEYTSQILDALTSNPEVWSKTVLFIMYDENDGFFDHLVPPQPATTGAQGQSTVSTEGEIHNVVNPLRGGSYTADGLPYGLGPRVPMTIVSPWSKGGFVCSQVFDHTSVIRFIEARFGVYEPNITAWRRAVCGDLTTAFDFRTPDSKVPPLPDTSNYKSIADNQCATQPKPTVPATPGAIDPQESGIRFARALPYELHVNGQANEKKNTFEISIGNTGDQGAHFYLYATNRTDGPWRYTVEAGKSINETFDLTVTNGVYSFEVFGPNGFVRKFAGNTQQATAQNAQIAAGHGKNKPSEPEVKVQYDAANGNVFLKFSNKGSGIARLTVTDNAYGARPRPVLVPAGAHIEEAWVLASSHHWYDLTVTSNDDASFSRRLAGHVENGRPSISDPAAVAPVLVAN from the coding sequence ATGACATCAACTAGCCGTCGCCGTTTCCTGCAGACCGTGGCTTCATCCGCCGGCGCTGCTGCCGCGCTGACCGCACTGCCTGAGTCGATTCGCAATGCGCTCGCCGTTCCCGCGTTTTCGCGCACCGGCACGATCCGCGATGTCGAGCACATCGTCGTGTTCATGCAGGAGAACCGCTCGTTCGACCACTACTTCGGCCATATGCGCGGCGTGCGTGGCTACAACGACCGCTTCCCGATTCCGCTGCCGAACGGCAAGCCGGTGTGGTATCAACCGTCGAAGGAAGATCCGACCCAGCCGGTCCTGCCGTTCCATCTGAACACGGCGACCACCAGCGCGCAATGCGTCGGCGATCTCGATCACACCTGGTACAAGACCCATGCCGCGATCGACGGCGGCCGCTACGACCAGTGGCCCGCCAACAAGACCGACATGACGATGGGCTATCACCTGCGCAGCGACATTCCGTTCCACTACGCGCTGGCCGATGCGTTCACTATCTGCGACGCTTACTTCTGCTCGTTGCCGGGACCGACGCACCCGAACCGCTCGTATCTGATGACCGGCATGGTCGATCCGAGCGGCACGCTGGGAGGTCCGCTGCTCGACAACAACGATTTCGTCGACGGCGACGGGCCGCCGAATTATCAGTTGCTCTCGTGGACCACGTACCCGGAACGTCTGCAATCCGCGGGGATTTCCTGGCAGGTGTACCAGCAGGGGTTGACCGGCGCCGATCCGTTGAACGGCAACTACGGCACCAACATCCTGCAGAACTTCACGAACTTCATCAACGCGCAGCCGGGTTCGCCGCTGTATGAGCGCGCGCAAACCGTGCGCACCATCGACGACCTGAAGGCCGATGTGCTGGCCAACAAGCTGCCGCAAGTGTCGTGGTTGTGCCCGCCGGCCGCGTACTCGGAACACCCGAGCTATACGCCCGCCTACGGCGCGGAGTACACCTCGCAGATTCTGGATGCGTTGACGTCGAATCCCGAGGTGTGGAGCAAGACCGTGCTGTTCATCATGTACGACGAGAACGACGGCTTCTTCGATCACCTCGTGCCGCCGCAACCGGCGACGACCGGCGCGCAAGGCCAGTCGACGGTCAGCACCGAAGGCGAAATTCACAACGTGGTGAATCCGCTGCGCGGAGGCAGCTACACCGCCGACGGCCTGCCGTACGGCCTCGGACCGCGTGTGCCGATGACGATCGTATCGCCGTGGAGCAAGGGCGGTTTCGTCTGCTCGCAGGTGTTCGATCATACGTCGGTGATTCGCTTCATCGAAGCGCGCTTTGGCGTGTACGAGCCGAACATCACGGCATGGCGCCGCGCGGTGTGCGGCGACCTGACCACGGCCTTCGACTTCCGCACGCCGGACTCGAAAGTGCCGCCGCTGCCGGACACGAGCAACTACAAGAGCATCGCCGACAACCAGTGCGCGACACAGCCGAAGCCGACCGTCCCCGCGACGCCGGGCGCCATCGATCCGCAGGAAAGCGGCATTCGTTTCGCGCGCGCGTTGCCATATGAGTTGCATGTGAACGGCCAGGCCAACGAGAAGAAGAACACGTTCGAGATCTCGATCGGCAACACCGGCGACCAGGGCGCACATTTCTATCTGTACGCTACGAATCGCACGGATGGTCCGTGGCGTTACACCGTCGAAGCGGGCAAGTCGATCAACGAGACTTTCGATCTCACGGTGACCAACGGCGTGTACAGCTTCGAAGTGTTCGGGCCGAACGGTTTCGTGCGCAAGTTCGCGGGCAACACGCAGCAGGCAACGGCACAGAACGCGCAGATTGCCGCCGGCCACGGTAAGAACAAACCGTCCGAGCCGGAAGTGAAGGTGCAATACGACGCCGCGAACGGCAACGTGTTCCTGAAGTTCAGCAACAAGGGCAGCGGCATTGCACGCTTGACGGTGACGGACAACGCGTACGGTGCGCGCCCGCGTCCGGTGCTGGTGCCGGCCGGCGCGCATATTGAAGAGGCGTGGGTGCTGGCGTCGAGCCATCACTGGTACGACTTGACAGTGACGAGTAATGACGATGCAAGCTTCTCGCGCCGCCTTGCGGGTCACGTCGAGAATGGCCGCCCGAGCATTAGCGATCCGGCGGCGGTTGCGCCGGTGTTGGTGGCGAATTAA
- a CDS encoding amylo-alpha-1,6-glucosidase, which yields MTHIERPFDITRLEDEWLEADGFGGFASGTVGTLRTRRYHALLLTATRAPGGRVVLVNGVEAWLEANGERYPLSMQRYVPDAIYPDLTASLVAFDTKPWPTWRLQLDAHLVLTADVFVSKTTRETVLRWRLEEGAGAGSETNALTLKVRPLLSGRDYHALHHENAAFNFNAQASDDQASVNWQPYGDLPVIHAATNGVYTHAPDWYRNFCYVRERERGLDFSEDLATPGVFSFNLADGEAVMILSASGTTSGTQPANAKAAASHATELARIEQQRRDALGSRLQRSADAYVVTRNEGRTILAGFPWFTDWGRDTFIAMRGLLIASGRLDDAEAILLEWSGTLSEGMLPNRFPDYGDTPEYNSVDASLWFIVTVHDYLATHHASAATQQRLQQACEAILTGYTNGTRFNIQASADDGLLSAGVPGVQLTWMDAKVGDWVVTPRIGKPVEVQALWINALRIAATWNPQWQPAADRALRAFHERFVDPSTQALFDNVDVDHVKGTTDRAIRPNQIFALGGLPFPLIEGAAARAVLDQVEAQLLTPLGLRTLAPSDPAYRGRYGGSPLERDGAYHQGTVWPWLLGPFVEAWLRVHGGAADARMQAKTRFLDPLYAHLDHAGLDHLSEIADGDAPHAPAGTPFQAWSLGELLRIERLLAELVAAGA from the coding sequence ATGACACACATCGAACGACCTTTCGACATCACGCGTCTCGAAGACGAATGGCTGGAAGCCGACGGCTTCGGCGGATTCGCGTCGGGCACCGTGGGCACGCTGCGCACGCGCCGCTATCACGCGCTGCTGCTCACCGCAACGCGTGCGCCGGGCGGTCGCGTGGTGCTGGTCAACGGCGTAGAAGCGTGGCTCGAAGCGAACGGCGAGCGTTATCCATTGAGCATGCAGCGGTACGTGCCGGACGCGATCTATCCGGACCTGACAGCGAGTCTTGTCGCGTTCGATACGAAGCCGTGGCCAACATGGCGTCTTCAGCTCGATGCACATCTGGTGCTGACCGCTGATGTGTTCGTCAGCAAGACGACCCGCGAAACGGTTTTACGGTGGCGCCTGGAAGAGGGTGCGGGAGCCGGTTCTGAAACGAACGCGCTAACGTTGAAAGTCAGGCCGCTGCTGTCGGGCCGCGACTACCATGCACTGCATCATGAAAATGCCGCGTTCAATTTCAACGCGCAGGCAAGCGACGACCAGGCCAGCGTAAATTGGCAACCCTACGGCGACCTGCCGGTGATCCACGCCGCGACGAACGGCGTCTACACGCACGCGCCCGATTGGTATCGCAACTTCTGCTACGTCCGCGAGCGGGAGCGCGGCCTCGACTTCAGCGAGGATCTCGCAACGCCCGGCGTGTTCAGCTTCAATCTCGCCGATGGTGAAGCGGTGATGATTCTCAGCGCGTCAGGCACCACGAGCGGAACGCAACCGGCGAATGCAAAAGCGGCGGCAAGCCACGCAACAGAACTCGCGCGCATCGAACAACAACGCCGCGACGCGCTCGGCTCGCGGTTGCAGCGCTCCGCCGACGCGTACGTCGTGACGCGCAACGAAGGCCGCACGATCCTCGCGGGCTTTCCGTGGTTCACCGACTGGGGCCGCGACACCTTCATCGCGATGCGCGGCCTGCTGATCGCGTCGGGCCGGCTCGACGACGCCGAAGCGATCCTGCTCGAATGGTCGGGCACGCTGTCAGAAGGCATGTTGCCGAATCGCTTCCCCGACTATGGCGATACACCGGAATACAACTCCGTCGATGCCTCGTTGTGGTTCATCGTCACCGTGCACGATTATCTGGCGACGCATCATGCGAGCGCTGCGACGCAGCAGCGGCTGCAACAGGCATGCGAAGCCATCCTCACGGGTTACACGAACGGCACGCGCTTCAACATCCAGGCGTCGGCCGACGATGGCCTCCTGAGCGCCGGCGTGCCCGGCGTGCAACTCACGTGGATGGATGCAAAAGTCGGCGACTGGGTGGTCACGCCGCGAATCGGCAAGCCGGTCGAGGTGCAAGCACTCTGGATCAACGCATTGCGCATTGCAGCAACGTGGAATCCGCAATGGCAGCCGGCCGCCGACCGAGCGTTGCGAGCGTTTCATGAACGCTTCGTCGATCCGTCCACGCAAGCGCTTTTCGACAACGTGGACGTCGACCACGTCAAAGGCACGACAGATCGCGCGATCCGTCCCAATCAGATCTTTGCCCTGGGCGGCCTGCCGTTTCCATTGATCGAGGGCGCGGCGGCGCGCGCGGTGCTTGATCAGGTTGAAGCACAGTTGCTCACGCCGCTGGGACTGAGGACGCTCGCGCCATCCGACCCTGCCTATCGCGGACGCTACGGCGGGTCTCCACTCGAGCGCGATGGCGCCTATCATCAGGGAACCGTGTGGCCGTGGCTGCTCGGTCCGTTCGTCGAAGCGTGGCTGCGAGTCCACGGTGGCGCGGCGGATGCCCGTATGCAGGCGAAAACGCGCTTTCTCGACCCGCTCTACGCGCATCTCGACCACGCCGGTCTCGACCATCTCTCCGAAATCGCCGACGGTGATGCGCCGCACGCACCCGCCGGCACGCCGTTTCAGGCGTGGTCGCTGGGTGAGTTGCTGCGCATTGAACGCCTGCTTGCCGAGTTGGTGGCCGCCGGTGCCTAA